The region AGGTGCCGAGGGGGACCAGCATGGCAGCCCAGTTAGTTGGTTGATCATCACTTAGTTTTAATGTTCTTCCCTTCAAGCTCTGGTGGTCGTAAAATGGTGGAAATAATGATTAAAGGAAGCGGTCTAGTCAAAGgccatttgaatgttttatagCTGTTTTGTTCGGACgctcagagaaaaacaatcatccCCTTTAGACTTTAGCTCTCAGGTCTGCATGAGTCTAGCTAGCGCAGCGCAGGAACATTTCTGTGTATTAAAGGGTCGGAGGGTCAGGAAGTTTGTGGCCCTCGGAGACTTTCAGGGGCCCAACGAAAGGTTCAGGGGTCAGCTTCATCACATTCTCTTCTTTTACTCTCTACAGGTGTGTTGGATTTGAACAGGACAATGGGATCATCGTCACatccatcatcaccatcacccgCCCCCCCTGGAGGGGCCTCAGACTttggttaccatggtaacagTGCTGGAGCCGGCTCAGCAGAGGACCAGGAAGCTGGGGCTCAGGGCATCCATCTACTGCTGAGACCTCCAGACCTGCTGGCCCCCAGTGTCCCCCCAGCACTGCCCCCACACAGCCAGCCAACCCTCGCCCCTCCGCCCCCCTGGGAGCGGGGCCCCTCCCTTGAGGAAGCATGGGGCTCTGGGGACTACCTGGAGACTTTGTCCTTCATGGTGCCTGACGGGGAGGAACTGGGCCTTGCCACGCCACTACCGAGCCACCCTTGGGACACGGACTCTGATGGGGACTGGGTCTCTTATGACACGGCCTTCCCGGCCCGTCCGACCCTCCCTCTGTTCTCCCGTCCCCCTGTCACCCCGTCCTCCACCCCTACTGTTCCTCTGCACACCCACACTGCCCATCTGGACGTTTTTTCCACATGGGATGAGGAATATGACCCGGAGGACATGATGCCTCTGGAACCGACGGAGGTGCTGCTGCCGGACATGAACAGTCTGGAGTACTACACCAACCTTCTGGCCCGGGAAAGGCAGAAGgaaaaggagagggagaaggaggacCAGATACATGGTACCAAGTCCAGACCCTCCATTACTCCCACAACAACACAGACTCAACTTTCTCCTCTGACCCCAGCCCCAACCCTCAGTGGGCCTCCACCAGATCTAGAGCATAAACATCCCCCACGAGGAGTTTTCCCTCCCCTCACTCCCTCACCTGCTCTTACAAGTGAAAAGTCACCTACTCTACCAAGCACCTCCCAAACCCCTGCCACTCCTGCCCCACCTTCTCCAAAAACCAAAGAGCGTGGTCCAGGCCTCCCTCCTCGTCCCCCATCTAACACTACCAGCCAGGTGCCACCCCCTCCCCCCCTGGGACCACCGGTTCGGCCCGTAAAACCAGGAAGACCGTCAGTGATcacagaaaaaacagcaaaacctcCAGCCATAACGACCACCACCCAGATTACCTCCATCAGCCTCACCAGAGGGCCCCCAGTTACCACACCCAAAGGGGCCCAGACTCCGCTCACCAGACAGTACCTGTGCAACGTCACCAAGCCTGAGCTGTACCTGGTCAGAGTGGGTAAGTCCCCCAGCCTGCATGTGACAGGAAGTGCTGCGTCTTTCTTCAGCCACATGATGAACCTGTTTGTTCTGCAGTGAGTTCTAAAGGCTCGTCGGCCGGGTTCAGTCATGTCCGCGATGTTCTGAGGAGAGAGTTCAACCGCTCAGTAGAGCTGCAGGTAATCACGTGAACCCATGTGCGATCTCTGGCTGCAGAGCTGGTTCCTTATTATAGGGAACTAGCTAACCAGCTGCATAAGTACAGTAAGTGCTATACTGATGCACTTACTGTATATAAGCTAAGCAACTCCAGCATGATTTCATCTGGAGGAGTTTGGTCGGCATTTTCTGAGTCCAGGACGAGTCAattctctctgctctgtttttcagtTCCTGAGAACTCCATCCAGTTTTGCCTTTCGCGTCGTGTCTGGACCCATGATATTCACTGCCGTATCTGTCATCAACGCGCTCCGTCACTCACCGCGCAGTTCAGGCCCAATTCCTTCAGTTTCCCCTCTCTATACCATACCTGACCTCTGGTACCAGATCCACTCGGTGCTGCAGTTTGTTCCCACCCATGTTGACGTCAGAGTGTGCAACTTCAGTGAAAGGGTGGAGCGAGGGCTGATAATGGCTTATGCAGAGAGCAGAAGGAGGTCCCATGAGGCCGGAAACATCACCGTCCAGGTGAGTCTCACCTGTTCATTGACGCGCTGATATCAGGTCAGATAGTTACGTCTCTGACTTCCTCACACAGCTGCTGAACATCACAATGAGCAAAGGCTGGCCAGCAGTGGGGCAGAAGGTTCCTGTTGACATCACTTTTGCTGTACGAGATGGGAGGGGCTACTTGGCGGGGTCAGAGGTTAGCGAACACCTCAGGAAGCTCAGCTTGGTGGAGTTCAGCTTCTACGTTGGATTTCCTGCTCTGCAGATTGCAGAACGTACGTCAACACACAACTGAAGGTTGAACGTTCAGATCGCTGAGTAGTTCAGCCACACTTGAGTTTGAAAACAGTTCAAACTATGAAACACATGTAGTGTAACAAGTGTGAGTTGAATTTTACATGTTGTGTTCACAGCCTCCcactaccctgagctaaacaTGTCCCACCACCTGCGTGACACCTGGGTCCGTACAGGTACAAACAGCCCAGCCCACCCTACAGAAGGTTTAAAAAGGTCAAACCTGCAGGTCTGAGAGTTTTTCTTGGTGCTCTGTGCTGTTTCAGTCCTGCTGGGTGTTCATGAGCAGCAGGTGGCTGAGAGGAGTTTCAAAGCTCGTCTGGAGCGACGACTGGCTGTGCTACTGGAGGAAGGACTGCAGGagaccagcaggaggcgctggaGAAGAGCAACCGCTGTGGGCAACAACAGTTTGcaggtaaaacataaaacatacagTATTGGTCATGTGATCATTTGACTGACTTTTTTGTAAACTGTCTCAAAACAACGCTTGATGTGAGTCGGCGCTTTCTAATCAAACTGAAATGATCTGTTGCATTTCCTCTGCTTTACCTCCATCTGTCAGATTACTGTTGAATAAAGGACActagtgtgtgtgtatatatatatatatctatatatctatatagatatatatatctatatatctatatagatatatatatatatatatatatatatatagatatatatatatatatacacataaatATCTGcttaaactgaattgaatggAATTGCACCATCTGATTCTCCAGGGCTGCACTTGCTTCCTATGCAGCCTGAACTTTTGTGCAAAATGTACCCAGACACATTGAATACATTGATAAtgttaagttttaaaacaaaatcaaaaaccaTCTCTTTATTTGTTCTTCATTATGGTTCCTCATGATAAAACCAATGTCCAAAATATGCATTCAGATGCAGGACTTCCTGTATCTAAGCTGGAATCGGTTGGCTTGGAAATTCTGTCGGATGTAATAAATCCCAACGGTTGTGTGTCAGGTGGTGCGGATATCCAGGCTGTCTGGGccagagcgccccctggaggtGTTTTACTTCGTAGAGGGTCCAGGTGGGGAGAGGGTCCCGGCAGAGGTAACTGCAGCCACCATGAACCGCCTGGACCTTCAGAGGGCCGCCATTGTCCTTGGACACCGAGTCCAGAGGCCTCTGGCTCAACGTGAGTGAGAAGCTAAATCAGAGACAAATGTTCCAGGGCTTTTAATCTGAGGCATGAGGTCAGACTCCTCTGTTCCTGTCCTGTGTCCAGCTGTAGAGACTCTTTCTGTTCCTCCGGCTGAGActcagagcagcagcatttGGTTGATCGTGGGGGTGGTTGTCCCTGTTCTACTGGCTGTCTTCATTATTATCATTCTCTACTGGAAGCTTTGTGGGTCTGAGAAGCTCGAGTTTCAACCGGATGCCATCAACACCATCCAGCAGAGGCAGAAGGTATGAAATGGTAGATTTCCTCTGGTTGAGATGGGAACGAGTTCAAGTCTGACGCTGATGTCCTCTGCAGCTTCAAGCTCCTAGTGTCAAAGGCTTTGACTTTGCAAAGCTCCATCTTGGTCAGCACAGTAAAGACGACATCATGGTGATCCAGGAGACGGGTCCACTACCTGCCCCAATAAAAGAGGCCACGCCCTCCGACGGTGGAGACCTCAACACTCCCAAGTCCAAAGGATCATCCACTAAAGCAGCACGTCCAAGTCGCCGCAGGGGAAGGTCAGAGAACTCCTGTAAAACCTCTTTAAATACTTGAGTTTGctaaacatttctgctgctttggtcACATGGAACAAACATTCAACTTGAAAATTATTCTCCTGCTGTCTGGATAGAAGATGTAGAAATGGCCCTGATATCTCAAAACGACTACAAGCCTTTTAGAAAGTCCGTCCGTCAACCTTTTTCCAcctatttattcagtttatgtTCAACCTGCTGCTGGACTGAGACAGTGTTCTCCTTAGGCTCAGCCCTTCAGACGGAGACTCGTTAGGAAGCGAGCAATCCAGCGGCAGGGAGTCGGCAGAGGAAAGCACCAGACCTGTGGCCACACCCAGTGAGGGCAAACACCACAGGAAGCCCCCTAAAAATGGTAGGACCTGGTGATGTCATCATGTAAACCTTGAGTAGGAAGGAGTGGGATATTAGGATAATGGGGAGCAGATCAACATATTGTAATTTGAtcaattttctttacttttttctatttattgcaCCTGTGAATGAAGGGAGGAGCAAAATAGGTAAGTTTAACCCTTTACTCATTGATGCCACTGTTACTGTTATTACTTGCCTCATCCCTCACATACAGCTTCAACTTGCTTATTCTGAAGTAGATGCAAAACGATGCTTTCAAAATCCAACCTGGAAAATAAGACATTTGGAAAGGCAGATCTTTGTCATTCCAGAAGGATCTGGTAATGATTTTAAGGAATCTGGGGGTATTTATGTTGAGGAAGGTGACTACTGGACTAGGAAACAGATGAGACTGAAACACTGAGTGTAGACAACTGAGAAGCAACCAGGAGACTAAGCAACTGggtaaaacaactaaaacaccCATCAAAAACTCCCAAAGATGAGCAGCATGTGACTTTGTTCAGCTCTTTAATTAAACACAAGTTAAACCGTAACATCCTGCACAGCTGAGTtttcaaaagtgattttgattgTGTGGGATGACAGGAGGAGATGTGCAGCAACAATGTTGGGGGAATGCAAAACATCAACcgcttcatctttttttcactTGACCAACGTGAATCACGTGGGAATCAGCACATATTCCCTTATTCTCCTAGACTCTAGGGGGCAGTGTAGGGTAAGCATACAACACTACCAACATGTAGCAACATGTAGCAACCCATAAAGAGTGTACTGGTCTTTATGGGCAGAATGGTGTTGGCAATAATGGAAGTTATtctaataatgaataaaattgactttctgtcttttattaaaactaaacagattcagttttaaaatatttcctaaattttgtccaacaaataaatttgatctggaaaatgttgcttcttttttatgttgctaTTGGGAGTTtggagcagatttttttatgggTTTAGATTGTAAAACATTGTTATTTCTGTCTTAAGAAACAGCATTGGTGTTTGGActgaactgcaaaaacaagGATTTTGAACTTCCCTTAAAATAAGTCGAGTTGGAAAATTCTATATTTTAGTTCTTAAAGCTGAACcccaagtttttatttcataggTGGCTTCACTGCTTCATTTCACTGAATTActtatttttacacaattttttaCGTTTTAGTTTCTATGTAATTAATGTGTTGTCAGACTCTAATATACGTGAATAGTTTGGTTATACTCGCTGTGGTTGTCACCATGTGGACTACTTTcacattcaaatgaaaacatgaaaagacaTTTGGGTGTGactcgggtcgggtcgggtcgggtcggttcCTCTGCAGACTCCACTCTTCTCCTCGTCTCGTACTGACAGATTTTTGTCCACCTCTTGCTGCCGACTGTCCCCATCGATCCTAATCCAACCAGACCGCAGCGATTTTAACCCTTCTCCCATTTGTCCAGGGAATGTTCTCTGACTTCTGTGAAACGACGAAGGCATCAGAGTATAAAATACTTGTAGATTTAGCTGCTCTGCTTGCTACCAGATGGTTGGTTGATGTGTGTGAAATAATAAAGATCTTTTTGACTCCTCCTGGGAGTCAGAGACTCCGTTTGGGTTTGAACAGCTTCCTGATCAGTCAGTTGTTCCTCTACCCCCAGCCGTCCCATCAGGCAGCGGTCCAGATGAACTTCTCTCCTCATCCTCCATCTTTGACCATGTTGACCGTCTCTCCCGTGGCTCTTCAGATGGAACCCGTCGCCAGGCCAACAAGGTGCAACTTATTGCCATGCAGCCGCGACCAAGTCCGCCTGCGGCACACGGCCCTCCGCGGCCAAGTCCCTCCCTCACTGAAAAGGTCAATACTGAGGTAGGTCAAGCACATAACCCACACGTTGCAATAAGTCATAATAAAGCACATTTGCTGTTGTCCAACAGGTGGCGCTAAGGCACAAGTCTGAGATCGAGCATCACAGGAACAAACTGCGCCAACGTGCAAAGAGGCGGGGCCAGTGTGAGTTTCCTTCCATGGACGACATCATGGATGCTTTCGGAGACGGGCCGGTTCAGAGCGAAGCGGCTCAGCGGCTCTACAGCTCCGCCCACGACCACATGGACTGCATCCTTCAGGCCGAGGGAGCCTCACCCCTGACCCCCGCCGACTCCAGAAAAAGGTCAGGGTTGGCCAACGACGTCCGAGCTGAGAAGTTTGAACTGGGATAAATCTGTTATCTctgtttgttgaaaataataaaatgatctggttactttaagaaataaatgttgtaaatgGTAAAATCAACTCAAACACACGTTACCTGTTTAACTTCAGGTTCTGCTTTCTTTACCTTTAGTAGTTTCTGATGATTTGGACCCTGAGGAGCTTAAATCTAACTTCGCTGAATCTGTTTTCATGCTTCTCTACACTAAAGTTTCACTTCTTGTCTCAAaggaaataatcaaagcaacacttgaTAACTTAAAGGTAGATAATCCAGTGTAGCTCAAAGCTGAATCAGatcctttttgtgtgttttttccctcCAGAGGGAGGCGCTCTCCTCGGGGCCGCAGGCCTCATCAAGGACCCGGAAGTCTTCCAGATACAGACAGAGATCGGCTGCTCACAGACCAGAGCGCCACCTACAGGAAGTACCCCGGACTCAACAATGTAGCGTACATGGTGGGACAAACCAAAGTTAACCATAAATCAGTCCACTGTGGGAAATATTGGAGCAGCACAGTTTTGGGAAATGCTTTTAATCATTTGCTATGGAGCTGGAAGTGAGTTGGTAAAATGGGTCAACAGTCGTGCCATTAATCAGAAAACATCAGTCAAGCAGAACTGGACCAATCACAATGAGAGAGGGATGTTCTGAATAGGTCTTCATTAGTGGGCGGGCTCTGTCAGATTGGAGGTTAacttccttccatccatccacccatttcctgttcacccttgtccctaatggggtcaggagggttgctggttcctctccagctacgttctgggcgagaggcggggtcacctggacaggtcgccagtctgtcgcagggggTTAACTTCCTGtcactgaaattaaaaattgttcaGAGTGAAGCTCTCTGTTCCTCGCCTGGCCACAATGtcacctggaggaggagagtCAAGCCAGCGTAGTGATGGATAATAATATGTACATCATGCCAAGttcatgttctggttctggtgtttTACACCACAGATGTACGGCTTGCAGCTCATCCCTCTCCAAGAGATGGCAGaacttctgaccaatcagtCGTTCCTCTGTTCCTCGGTCCCATCAGGCACCGATTAACTTCTCTCCTCATCCTCCATCTTTGACCATGTTGACCGCGGTTAAATTAAACGCAGCTGTCTGATGTCTGCTGGTCCACTGCAGTGGTTGAGATGTTTGAAGTTTGCGAGGTCCGGCCCACATTGACGTAAATCACAGACCAATTAAGACATGCAGTCTGTTGCCACTCAAATCGTTGGCACACAATACCCAGCTTGGCAGGACAACCACTTCCCCTGGGGTGGTTATAAAATGAGGTGGTTATGAAACTGTGCAGAGTACAttaatctggattttttaaaattaaattttgacaTTCTCAGTGACCTAACCTTCACACCAAAGAGAAGAGTTGGTTTGGAATATTTGTATTCTGACATTTGGCCGACTTTTATCACATTGTGCCAGTGGGGCTCAGCAATGCCCCCTATCTGTGTGGCATGGTACTTTCTGCCTCACCCTGCACATTCTCACTGCAGCGACGTGACTGGTTAGTTATTAAATATATCAGACACACTGGAACATCAACAAGTGTGATCAAACATGAATGTAAAGAGAGACACCAATAAGCATGCACCAACTTTATGTCTCTGTGTGTCACAGCGCCCCTAGAGGAGAGATAGAGTACTGCCTCGCCTCATACTTCTTCCATGTATTTGAACAGGCAGTGCgtaaatttggaaatttttatCCTAAAATTGCTGAATCTCTAatcttacagaaaataaaattatagataaatgcacaaaataattttctgtcatTGCTATAACCAATCTTACTTAAGATAAGATCATTTTAATTAGTCTCCCATGGGAGAGTTGGATCAAAACTgcaatacaacaataaaataaataaatacataaaaacaaaaatacataaaagcacaaatatcAGATGGGCAGTACCATATCCACTCACATACAATACATAGAGACGCTGGTGAACCTTTGCACATACATTTGTGTCATGCTCCAGCTGAGGTCAACATCTATGAacaaacctaaatatttaaaagttgtcACCTGTTTGATGGAGCAGCCATGATGGCTATGGGACTCCAGTCACTTATTGATTGAGAACCAGTTTTGTTTATCTGTAGCTGATGAGAGTCGCACCATAGAACAAACTTATCTACAGCAGCTTTATGACTGTCGGGATTTTCTGTAAAAGACTCGGAATAACAGCATCATCTGAAAATGCGATTATGAACTGATTGGGTTGAGAACTGACACATTCATttgtgtacaaaataaaaatgtaaagagaaCTAATGCAACCTTGGAGCTCCTGTGCTACTTAACTTAGAATCAGAGAGAGATGAATTGTATTTTACTTGCTGAGatctttttgataaaaagaaTAACACCACTTAGTTAAAAAAGGGTTAACCTTCAACTGTACCAGTTTCCTGAGA is a window of Gambusia affinis linkage group LG23, SWU_Gaff_1.0, whole genome shotgun sequence DNA encoding:
- the LOC122826331 gene encoding UPF0606 protein KIAA1549-like isoform X3, coding for MSDPVILLGFRTGTGMDPRAASCRQTLAVMFLVAGTLVSMTTTSSPAAGVLDLNRTMGSSSHPSSPSPAPPGGASDFGYHGNSAGAGSAEDQEAGAQGIHLLLRPPDLLAPSVPPALPPHSQPTLAPPPPWERGPSLEEAWGSGDYLETLSFMVPDGEELGLATPLPSHPWDTDSDGDWVSYDTAFPARPTLPLFSRPPVTPSSTPTVPLHTHTAHLDVFSTWDEEYDPEDMMPLEPTEVLLPDMNSLEYYTNLLARERQKEKEREKEDQIHGTKSRPSITPTTTQTQLSPLTPAPTLSGPPPDLEHKHPPRGVFPPLTPSPALTSEKSPTLPSTSQTPATPAPPSPKTKERGPGLPPRPPSNTTSQVPPPPPLGPPVRPVKPGRPSVITEKTAKPPAITTTTQITSISLTRGPPVTTPKGAQTPLTRQYLCNVTKPELYLVRVVSSKGSSAGFSHVRDVLRREFNRSVELQFLRTPSSFAFRVVSGPMIFTAVSVINALRHSPRSSGPIPSVSPLYTIPDLWYQIHSVLQFVPTHVDVRVCNFSERVERGLIMAYAESRRRSHEAGNITVQLLNITMSKGWPAVGQKVPVDITFAVRDGRGYLAGSEVSEHLRKLSLVEFSFYVGFPALQIAEPSHYPELNMSHHLRDTWVRTVLLGVHEQQVAERSFKARLERRLAVLLEEGLQETSRRRWRRATAVGNNSLQVVRISRLSGPERPLEVFYFVEGPGGERVPAEVTAATMNRLDLQRAAIVLGHRVQRPLAQPVETLSVPPAETQSSSIWLIVGVVVPVLLAVFIIIILYWKLCGSEKLEFQPDAINTIQQRQKLQAPSVKGFDFAKLHLGQHSKDDIMVIQETGPLPAPIKEATPSDGGDLNTPKSKGSSTKAARPSRRRGRLSPSDGDSLGSEQSSGRESAEESTRPVATPSEGKHHRKPPKNGRSKIAVPSGSGPDELLSSSSIFDHVDRLSRGSSDGTRRQANKVQLIAMQPRPSPPAAHGPPRPSPSLTEKVNTEVALRHKSEIEHHRNKLRQRAKRRGQCEFPSMDDIMDAFGDGPVQSEAAQRLYSSAHDHMDCILQAEGASPLTPADSRKRGRRSPRGRRPHQGPGSLPDTDRDRLLTDQSATYRKYPGLNNSDPDLPPDHGSPSPTDEVFDSAPAPPPYMPPQPSIEEARQQMHSLLDDAFALVSPSSQASGVRYAELGVSPTSIQGLLQRQGLGSGGYVSTGEQLQESVYSNRGKYEDPPSSSRPRPVGGSTGAQLHHLTQVGLSSQIGAYPGVGRSMSGPTGSSWHQQHSDQDLSRPGGSRESVLSFPEFSSSSVFQMPSSSLRDPSAPPLLLTSPTPEYPPEDASPSAHTSASLIKAIREELRRLAQKQAVVTSYP
- the LOC122826331 gene encoding UPF0606 protein KIAA1549-like isoform X2, with protein sequence MSDPVILLGFRTGTGMDPRAASCRQTLAVMFLVAGTLVSMTTTSSPAAGVLDLNRTMGSSSHPSSPSPAPPGGASDFGYHGNSAGAGSAEDQEAGAQGIHLLLRPPDLLAPSVPPALPPHSQPTLAPPPPWERGPSLEEAWGSGDYLETLSFMVPDGEELGLATPLPSHPWDTDSDGDWVSYDTAFPARPTLPLFSRPPVTPSSTPTVPLHTHTAHLDVFSTWDEEYDPEDMMPLEPTEVLLPDMNSLEYYTNLLARERQKEKEREKEDQIHGTKSRPSITPTTTQTQLSPLTPAPTLSGPPPDLEHKHPPRGVFPPLTPSPALTSEKSPTLPSTSQTPATPAPPSPKTKERGPGLPPRPPSNTTSQVPPPPPLGPPVRPVKPGRPSVITEKTAKPPAITTTTQITSISLTRGPPVTTPKGAQTPLTRQYLCNVTKPELYLVRVVSSKGSSAGFSHVRDVLRREFNRSVELQFLRTPSSFAFRVVSGPMIFTAVSVINALRHSPRSSGPIPSVSPLYTIPDLWYQIHSVLQFVPTHVDVRVCNFSERVERGLIMAYAESRRRSHEAGNITVQLLNITMSKGWPAVGQKVPVDITFAVRDGRGYLAGSEVSEHLRKLSLVEFSFYVGFPALQIAEPSHYPELNMSHHLRDTWVRTVLLGVHEQQVAERSFKARLERRLAVLLEEGLQETSRRRWRRATAVGNNSLQVVRISRLSGPERPLEVFYFVEGPGGERVPAEVTAATMNRLDLQRAAIVLGHRVQRPLAQPVETLSVPPAETQSSSIWLIVGVVVPVLLAVFIIIILYWKLCGSEKLEFQPDAINTIQQRQKLQAPSVKGFDFAKLHLGQHSKDDIMVIQETGPLPAPIKEATPSDGGDLNTPKSKGSSTKAARPSRRRGRLSPSDGDSLGSEQSSGRESAEESTRPVATPSEGKHHRKPPKNGRSKIAVPSGSGPDELLSSSSIFDHVDRLSRGSSDGTRRQANKVQLIAMQPRPSPPAAHGPPRPSPSLTEKVALRHKSEIEHHRNKLRQRAKRRGQCEFPSMDDIMDAFGDGPVQSEAAQRLYSSAHDHMDCILQAEGASPLTPADSRKRGRRSPRGRRPHQGPGSLPDTDRDRLLTDQSATYRKYPGLNNVAYMSDPDLPPDHGSPSPTDEVFDSAPAPPPYMPPQPSIEEARQQMHSLLDDAFALVSPSSQASGVRYAELGVSPTSIQGLLQRQGLGSGGYVSTGEQLQESVYSNRGKYEDPPSSSRPRPVGGSTGAQLHHLTQVGLSSQIGAYPGVGRSMSGPTGSSWHQQHSDQDLSRPGGSRESVLSFPEFSSSSVFQMPSSSLRDPSAPPLLLTSPTPEYPPEDASPSAHTSASLIKAIREELRRLAQKQAVVTSYP
- the LOC122826331 gene encoding UPF0606 protein KIAA1549-like isoform X4; translation: MSDPVILLGFRTGTGMDPRAASCRQTLAVMFLVAGTLVSMTTTSSPAAGVLDLNRTMGSSSHPSSPSPAPPGGASDFGYHGNSAGAGSAEDQEAGAQGIHLLLRPPDLLAPSVPPALPPHSQPTLAPPPPWERGPSLEEAWGSGDYLETLSFMVPDGEELGLATPLPSHPWDTDSDGDWVSYDTAFPARPTLPLFSRPPVTPSSTPTVPLHTHTAHLDVFSTWDEEYDPEDMMPLEPTEVLLPDMNSLEYYTNLLARERQKEKEREKEDQIHGTKSRPSITPTTTQTQLSPLTPAPTLSGPPPDLEHKHPPRGVFPPLTPSPALTSEKSPTLPSTSQTPATPAPPSPKTKERGPGLPPRPPSNTTSQVPPPPPLGPPVRPVKPGRPSVITEKTAKPPAITTTTQITSISLTRGPPVTTPKGAQTPLTRQYLCNVTKPELYLVRVVSSKGSSAGFSHVRDVLRREFNRSVELQFLRTPSSFAFRVVSGPMIFTAVSVINALRHSPRSSGPIPSVSPLYTIPDLWYQIHSVLQFVPTHVDVRVCNFSERVERGLIMAYAESRRRSHEAGNITVQLLNITMSKGWPAVGQKVPVDITFAVRDGRGYLAGSEVSEHLRKLSLVEFSFYVGFPALQIAEPSHYPELNMSHHLRDTWVRTVLLGVHEQQVAERSFKARLERRLAVLLEEGLQETSRRRWRRATAVGNNSLQVVRISRLSGPERPLEVFYFVEGPGGERVPAEVTAATMNRLDLQRAAIVLGHRVQRPLAQPVETLSVPPAETQSSSIWLIVGVVVPVLLAVFIIIILYWKLCGSEKLEFQPDAINTIQQRQKLQAPSVKGFDFAKLHLGQHSKDDIMVIQETGPLPAPIKEATPSDGGDLNTPKSKGSSTKAARPSRRRGRLSPSDGDSLGSEQSSGRESAEESTRPVATPSEGKHHRKPPKNAVPSGSGPDELLSSSSIFDHVDRLSRGSSDGTRRQANKVQLIAMQPRPSPPAAHGPPRPSPSLTEKVNTEVALRHKSEIEHHRNKLRQRAKRRGQCEFPSMDDIMDAFGDGPVQSEAAQRLYSSAHDHMDCILQAEGASPLTPADSRKRGRRSPRGRRPHQGPGSLPDTDRDRLLTDQSATYRKYPGLNNVAYMSDPDLPPDHGSPSPTDEVFDSAPAPPPYMPPQPSIEEARQQMHSLLDDAFALVSPSSQASGVRYAELGVSPTSIQGLLQRQGLGSGGYVSTGEQLQESVYSNRGKYEDPPSSSRPRPVGGSTGAQLHHLTQVGLSSQIGAYPGVGRSMSGPTGSSWHQQHSDQDLSRPGGSRESVLSFPEFSSSSVFQMPSSSLRDPSAPPLLLTSPTPEYPPEDASPSAHTSASLIKAIREELRRLAQKQAVVTSYP
- the LOC122826331 gene encoding UPF0606 protein KIAA1549-like isoform X6, whose product is MSDPVILLGFRTGTGMDPRAASCRQTLAVMFLVAGTLVSMTTTSSPAAGVLDLNRTMGSSSHPSSPSPAPPGGASDFGYHGNSAGAGSAEDQEAGAQGIHLLLRPPDLLAPSVPPALPPHSQPTLAPPPPWERGPSLEEAWGSGDYLETLSFMVPDGEELGLATPLPSHPWDTDSDGDWVSYDTAFPARPTLPLFSRPPVTPSSTPTVPLHTHTAHLDVFSTWDEEYDPEDMMPLEPTEVLLPDMNSLEYYTNLLARERQKEKEREKEDQIHGTKSRPSITPTTTQTQLSPLTPAPTLSGPPPDLEHKHPPRGVFPPLTPSPALTSEKSPTLPSTSQTPATPAPPSPKTKERGPGLPPRPPSNTTSQVPPPPPLGPPVRPVKPGRPSVITEKTAKPPAITTTTQITSISLTRGPPVTTPKGAQTPLTRQYLCNVTKPELYLVRVVSSKGSSAGFSHVRDVLRREFNRSVELQFLRTPSSFAFRVVSGPMIFTAVSVINALRHSPRSSGPIPSVSPLYTIPDLWYQIHSVLQFVPTHVDVRVCNFSERVERGLIMAYAESRRRSHEAGNITVQLLNITMSKGWPAVGQKVPVDITFAVRDGRGYLAGSEVSEHLRKLSLVEFSFYVGFPALQIAEPSHYPELNMSHHLRDTWVRTVLLGVHEQQVAERSFKARLERRLAVLLEEGLQETSRRRWRRATAVGNNSLQVVRISRLSGPERPLEVFYFVEGPGGERVPAEVTAATMNRLDLQRAAIVLGHRVQRPLAQPVETLSVPPAETQSSSIWLIVGVVVPVLLAVFIIIILYWKLCGSEKLEFQPDAINTIQQRQKLQAPSVKGFDFAKLHLGQHSKDDIMVIQETGPLPAPIKEATPSDGGDLNTPKSKGSSTKAARPSRRRGRLSPSDGDSLGSEQSSGRESAEESTRPVATPSEGKHHRKPPKNDGTRRQANKVQLIAMQPRPSPPAAHGPPRPSPSLTEKVNTEVALRHKSEIEHHRNKLRQRAKRRGQCEFPSMDDIMDAFGDGPVQSEAAQRLYSSAHDHMDCILQAEGASPLTPADSRKRGRRSPRGRRPHQGPGSLPDTDRDRLLTDQSATYRKYPGLNNVAYMSDPDLPPDHGSPSPTDEVFDSAPAPPPYMPPQPSIEEARQQMHSLLDDAFALVSPSSQASGVRYAELGVSPTSIQGLLQRQGLGSGGYVSTGEQLQESVYSNRGKYEDPPSSSRPRPVGGSTGAQLHHLTQVGLSSQIGAYPGVGRSMSGPTGSSWHQQHSDQDLSRPGGSRESVLSFPEFSSSSVFQMPSSSLRDPSAPPLLLTSPTPEYPPEDASPSAHTSASLIKAIREELRRLAQKQAVVTSYP